CGCAGATCGGCGAGAAGCTCCAGGCGGCGCTGAACGACTACCAGCAGGCGGTCGGCCGGATCCTGATCGGCCGGGCGGTCGAGCGCGGCGAACTCGCCCCGGACACCGACCCCCGGCTGGCGGTCGACCTGATCGTCGGCCCGATCTACTGGCGGCTGGCGATCGCCCGGGCGCCGATGAGCATGGACGAGGTGCCCCGGCTGGCCGCCGCGATCGTCGCGGGGCTCCGGGTAGCATGCTTGGGGCCCGTTCGCGACGAGGTGGAAGTCTGACCCCCGGCGCCGCGTCCGTGACCAGCCGCACCGGAGGCGCGTTGACCCACTCGGCTGGCCGGTCGAACCACGCGATCACTGACGAATCAGCGAAGCCAGTTACCATCCCCCCTCGGAAGCCGGAAACCCCCCAATGAGCACTTTGTCGACAGGAGGAAGCCCCATGGCTGGGCCGCACTCAGAGTTCATCCCCCCAGCGCGACCGATCATCGGTGAGGCCGAGATCGAAGCGGCTGTCCGGGTGCTGCGGAGCGGCCGGGTCGTACAGGGCCCGGAGGTCGCGGCGTTCGAGGAGGAGTTCGGCGAGCTGGTCGACGGCCGGCACTGCGTCGCCGTCAACTCCGGCACCTCGGCCCTCCAGCTCACCCTGATGGCGCTCGGCCTCGGCCCGGGTGACGAGGTCATCGTGCCCTCGTTCTCCTTCGCCGCCAGCGGCAACGCCGTCCGGCTGGTCGGTGCCGAGCCGGTCTTCGTGGACATCGAGCCGGGCACCTTCTGCGTCGACCCGGAGGCGGTCGCCGCCGCGATCACGCCGAAGACCGCCGCCATCATGCCGGTGCACCTCTACGGCCACCCGGCCGCGATGGACCGGATCATGGCCATCGCGCAGCAGCACGGCCTGGCCGTCGTCGAGGACGCCGCGCAGGCGCACGGCGCCGCGCTGCACGGCACCCCGGTCGGCGCCTTCGGCACCGCCGGCTGCTTCAGCTTCTATCCGACGAAGAACATGCACTCCCTCGAGGGCGGCATGATCACCACCGGGGACGCCGGGCTCGCCCGCACCCTGCGGCTGCTGCGCAACCAGGGCATGGAGCAGCGGTACGCGAACGAGATCGTCGGCGCGAACATGCGGATGACCGACGTGGCCGCCGCCATCGGCCGGGTCCAGCTGCGCCAGCTCGGCGAGTGGACCGAGCAGCGCCGGGCCAACGCCAAGTTCCTCGACTCCGCCATCACCGGCATGGTCACCCCGCCGGTGGCCGACGGCGCCCGGCACGTCTACCACCAGTACACGGTGCGGGTGACGGCCGACCGCGATGCCGCCCAGGCCCGCCTCACCGAGCTGGGCATCGGCAACGCCGTCTACTACCCGACCCCGATCCACCGGCTCAAGCCCTACCTGGACGCGAACGGCCAGCCCGGCCCCTGGCACCTGCCGGAGACCGAGAAGGCCGCCGCCGAGGTGGTCTCGCTGCCGGTGCACCCGTCGCTCAGCCAGTCCGACCTGGAGCGGATCGCCGACGGCGCCAACCTCGCGGGCGGTGCCCGATGAGCGGGGGACGCAAGCTGCGCGCCGGCCTGATCGGCCTCGGCGCGATGGGGCGCAACCACGCCCGGATCCTGTCCAACCTCGACGGCGTCGAGCTGGTCGGCATCGTCGACCCGGCCGGCGACACCACCGGCACCCTGCGCGCCCCGGTCGTGCCCGAACTGGGTGACCTGCTCGCCCTGGGCGTCGACTACGCGGTGGTCGCCTGCCCGACCGCGCTGCACGAGCAGATCGGCCTGGAGCTCGCCGCCAACGGGGTCAGCGCGCTGATCGAGAAGCCCCTCGCGCAGTCCGTCGAGGCGGCCACCCGGCTGGTCGACGCGTTCGAGGCCGCCGGCCTGGTCGCCGGCGTCGGCCACATCGAGCGCTACAACCCGGCGCTGCAGAGCCTGCGTACCCGGCTGGAGGCCGGCGAGCTGGGCGAGGTCTTCCAGGTCGTCACCCGCCGCCAGGGCCCGTTCCCGCACCGCATCGCCGACGTCGGCGTGGTGATGGACCTGGCCACCCACGACATCGACCTGACCGCCTGGGTCACCGGCCAGGAATACACCTCGGTCTCCGCCCGGACGGTCTCCCGCTCCGGCCGGCTGCACGAGGACATGGTCGCCGTGGTCGGCCAGCTCGCCGACGGCACGATGGTCAACCACCTGGTCAACTGGCTGAGCCCGCTCAAGGAGCGGTCCACCGTGGTCACCGGCGACAAGGGCTGCTTCGTGGCCGACACCCTCACCGCCGACCTGACCTTCTATGCCAACGCCGCCATCGACACCGAGTGGGAGGCGCTGCGCGCGTTCCGCGGCGTCGCCGAGGGCGACATGGTCCGCTTCGCGATCCCCAAGCGGGAGCCGCTGCTCGTCGAGCACGAGCGGTTCCGCGACGCGGTCGAGGGCAAGCAGAGCGACATCGTCACGCTGCGGCAGGGTCTGCGTACCGTGCAGGTGGCCGCCGGGCTGCTGGAGTCCGCCTCGGACGGCAAGGTCGTGGCGATCGCCTCCGGCAGTGACGTGGAGCCGGCACTGCGATGAGCCCGGCGCCGGTGCGGCGGACGGGGTCCGCGGTGGGACGGCGGCTCTCCCGGCGGCGGCGCCTCGCGCTCCGCCGGGGGGCCGCCGGCCGCGGCGGACCCTGGGCCGCCGCCTCGGTACGCGAGCGCTGCGCACTGCCCGCCACCACGCCGCTCCTGGTGCACGCGGCCGGCGTCGCCGACGACCGGGCGCTCGACGGGATCCTCCGCGCGCTGTCCCGGCTGCCCACCTTCCACCTGGCCCTGGTGCGGTCCGACGGGGAGCGGGTCGCGGCCGGTGAGCTGGTCCGCGCGGCCGGTACGGCCGCCGACCGGGTGCACGTGGTGCCGCGTCCCCGTCGGGTGACGCCCGCGTTCCTCGCCTCCGCCGACGTGGCCCTGCTCGGCGTCGTCGACGGCGGGGACGAGGGACCTCTGGTGCCCGCCGTCCTCGACACCTACCTGGCCGCCGGCCTGCCGGTGGTGGCGGGCGACACCCGGGCGGTGCGGGAACAGCTCGCCGGGCCGGGCCCGGTGGAGCTCTTCGCCCCCGGCTCGCTGCCCTCGTTCGTCCACGCCGTGGAGCGGGTGTGGGACCTGACCCGTGAACCGGCCCCCGCCGATCCGGCGCCGGTCGCGCCCGTCGAGGCCGGCACCCCGGGGCGCTGGCGTCCGCTCGGTACGGGGCCGGTCCGGCTCGGCCTCGGCACCGCCAACTACGCCGGTCAACTCTCCGCGCTGGCCGCCGCGATCAGCGCGGCCCGCCCGGACGTCGGCATCGACCTGGTGGTCGCCAAGCCCCCGGCGGCGTACCGGCACCCGGCGGACCGCTATCTCCACTTCCCGGCCGAGCACCGGCTCGACGTGCAGCTGGGCCAGGCCCGTCGGGTGCTCGGCGGCTACACCCACCTGATCGTCGACGCCTTCCGGCCGGTGCTCGGCCGGCTCAACGGCGACGACATCTCGGCGGACCTGCCGGCCCTGCGCCGGGCCGGGATCACGGTCGCGCTGCTGGCCCACGGCAGCGAGATCCGGCACCCGGCGGCCCACCTGGACCGCCACCCCGAGTCCGCGTTCCGGGACGCCCCGCCGGAGCTGCGGGACCGGCTCACCGTGGTGGCCGAGCGGAACCGGCGCACCGCCGAGGAGAGCGGGCTGCCGCTCTTCGTGACCACCCCGGACCTGCTGGCCGACGTGCCCTTCGCCACCTGGGCCCCGCTGGTGATCGACGTCGACGCCTGGTCGTGCGACCGCCCGGTGTTCCAGCGGTCGCGGCCGGTGGTGCTGCACGCGCCGTCGAGCCGGTGGACCAAGGGCACCGACCGGCTCCTGCCCCGGTTGCAGGAGCTGCACGACCGGCGGATCGTGGAGCTGCGGCTGGTCGAGGGGCTGCCCTGGCACGAGATGCGCCAGCAGGTGCAGGACGCCGACATCGTCGTCGACCAGCTGGTGATGGGCAGCTACGGCACCTTCTCCTGCGAGGGCATGGCCGCCGGCAAGGTGGTGGTGGCCTACCTCGACGAGAGCGCCCACCGGGCCGTCGACGTCCGGCCACCGATCGTGAACGCGACCCCGAGCACCCTGACCACGACCCTCGAGATGCTGCTCGACGACCGTCCCGCGGCGGCCGCCCGCGCCGCCGAGGGGCCCCGCTACGTCCATGACCACCACGACGGCCGGCGTACCGCGTCGGTGTTCGACGCGTTCCTCCGGTGACCGCGCCGGTGCTCCGGCCCACCCCTGCAACACCCGTCAACGAGGAGAAGGCACCAGATGCAACCTGTCCCGCGTACCGACGCCCGACCGACCAGGGGGCGGGTGGTGATGCTGGTCGACAACGGGGTCCATGGTGACTCCCGCGTCCAGAAGGCTGCCCGGTCGGCCGCCGAGGCCGGGTGGGAGGTGATCCTCGTCGGCATCCTCAAGGGCCCCAACACCGAGGAGAGCTGGCGGATCGGCGACGCGGAGGTTCGCCTGATCAGGGTTCCCCGGCGGCTCCCGCACCCGGTCACCTACCGTCGCGCGCTGCTGCGCCGGCCGCTGGCGTACCGGCCGGGGCCCCAGGCGAAGCGGAAGCTGAACAAGCTCCGGGCCCGCCGGGACGACCTGAACTTCCGGCTGTCGGAGCTCAAGGTCGCCCGCGCCGAGGGTGGTCCGCGCTGGTCGGAGCTGGCCGGCAAGGCCTGGTTGGCCGCGCCCTACTTCGTCAACAAGGCGATGTTCCAGTGGGTCAAGTTCCGCGGCGCGGAGCTGAAGCGCCTCCAGGCGCACCAGCAGGACCCGAACTCCCGGCTCGACCGGGCGGCCCTGCGGTTCTGGCAGACCCTCAAGGGTGACCGGGCCTGGCGCCGCCTCGACCCGGAGCTGTGGAACTTCGAGCTGGCCTTCGCGCCGGTCGTGGACGAGCTGCAGCCGGACCTCATCCACGCGCACGACTTCCGGATGCTCGGCGTGGGCGCGCGGGCCGCACTGCGGGCGCGGGCCGGTGGGCGGTCCGTCAAGCTCGTCTGGGACGCCCACGAGTTCGTGCCCGGCATCATCGGCCGGCCCACGGACCTGCGCTGGCTGCCCGCCCAGGTCGCGTACGTGCGGGAGCACGCCCCGTACGCCGACGCCGTCATCACCGTCTCCGCCACCCTGGCCGACCTGCTCCGCGAGACGCACGACCTGCCCACGCAGCCGGCGGTGGTGCTGAACGCCCCGCCCGCGGCGCTCACCCCGGAACAGCGCGCCCTGCCGGTGCCGGACATCCGGGCGCTCTGCGGGATCGGCGCGGCCACCCCGCTGCTGGTCTACTGCGGCGGCATCAACCCGTCGCGCGGGGTGGACATCATGATCCGGGGCCTGACCGAGCTGCCCGACGCGCACGTCGCGCTGGTCTCGGTGCACCCCAACGGCAAGGTGCCCATCATGGAGGAGCTGGAGGAGCTCGCCGCCGAGCTGGGCGTGGCGGACCGGGTGCACCTGCTGCCGTACGTGCCGCACTGGCAGGTCTCCGCCTTCGTCGCCCCCGCCGACCTGGGTGTCATCCCGATCCACCACAAGCCCAACCACGAGCTGGCGCTGATCACCAAGTTCTTCGAGTACGCGCACGGCCGGCTGCCCATGGTGGTGAGCGACGTCCGGACCATGGCCGAGGCGACCCGGGCCACCGGCCAGGGTGAGGTGTTCCGGGCCGAGGACCTGGCCGACTACCTGCGGGCCGTCCGGGCGGTGCTGGCCGACCCGCAGCGCTACCGGGCGGCGTACGACCGGCCGGAGTTGCTGGACCGGTGGACCTGGGAGGCGCAGGCCCGGGTGATGGACGAGGTCTACACCGACCTGCTGCCGGACCACCCGAAGGCGGTGCCGGCGCCGGCCGAACCCCCGGCCGTGCCGGTCCAGCGGGCGGCGGTGCCGGTGCGCTGACCGGCAGATCCGACGCGAAGGGGCCCGGCCGTGTCGGCCGGGCCCCTTCGTCGTGACCGGGGTCGGTTCAGTCGCCCAGCAGCAGCCGGTCGTAGTCGACCTGGCTGACACTCCAGTCCCAGGTCTTCAGCGTGTGCTCCGAGGCGGCCCGGCCGGTCTCCCGCCACTGCTCCTCGGTGGCCGTGGCGGCGAGGATCCGCTCCGCCGCCTCGTCCGGGGTGTCGACCACCCAGTCGGCCGGGAAGAGCGTCCGGGCGCCGTGCGGCTTGCCGGCGAAGAACGGCCAGTCCCGCACCACCGGCACCGCCCCGCTGGCGGCGCCCTCGACCAGGCCGCAGTGGAAGCTCTCCCGCACCGAGCTGCTCAGGATGACGCCGACCTCCTGGAGCGCGGCCGGGACGTCGTCGGTCTGTCCGTACCGCCGCACCGCGCCGAGCGGCTCCAACTCGGCCAGGTCCCGGCTGAACAGCTTGCCGTAGTCCTTGGCCGGCTTGCTGGTCCGGTTGTTGAAGTCGCTGCCGATCAGGGTGAGCCGGTAACGCTCGTCCCGCTCGCGCAGCTTGCGGAGCACCTCGACCGCCCAGCGCGGGTCCTTGGCCACCGAGCTGAACCCGACCAGGCCCAGGGTGAACCGGGCGTCCGCCGCCTTCACCCTCGGGTAACGCTGCAACTGCATCGCGTTGTCCACCACCCACAGGCGCGGACCGTCGGTCCCGGTGAGCTGCGGCAGGACCGCGGTGGACAGGTCCCGCAGGTGCTCGGAGACGAAGACGACGTCGTCGACCCGGGAGAAGTCCACCAGGTGCGGCCAGAAGTTGAACGCCTCGAAGCTGTGCAGCCGGACGATGATCCGGGCGGTGCCGGGATCGTGCAGGGTGAACAGCGCCGCCGTGGCCTGGCACCAGTCGACGAAGACGGTGTCCGCCCAGTCCAGGTGGGGCCGCAGCCAATCCTCGATCTTCGCCCCGTACGACGACTCCCCGGCGAGCAGGTGCTCCATCACGGTGCTGCCGCTCAACGCCAGCGGCCGGGTCACCGGGTCCTCGTAGAGGTCCAGGAAGCGGACCTCCACGTTCGGCATCGCGCGGTAGCGCTCCAGGATCTCCTGCAGGAAGTTGTCGTTGATCAGCGTGGTGACCAGCAGCCGCAGCGGCCGGTCGGTCGGCGCGGGCGCGGCCGGGGCGAGGCGACCCCGCGCCCGGGACAGCTTCCGCGCCGCCTCGCTGGCCCGGAACGGGGCCAGGAAGCCGCCCGGGTCCGCGCTCATCGGCGAGGAGAGCCGGTCGAAGTGCAGCACCCGGTTGGACGCCAGGCTGAACGCCCGGGAGACCGCCGCGGCGGCCTTCTTGGTGTCCTTGGGCAGCAGGCCGTCGGCCACCGCGAGCTGCGCCTCGATCGCCTCGTGCAGGCCGGTCGGCACGTGCCCGAGGGCGAGTTCGGCCTGCGCCGCCTTGGTGAGCACGTCGGCCCGGGTCCCCGGGCTGCTGATCCGGTGCACGGCCGCGGACGCGGCACGGGCCCCGACGGCCGGTCGGCCGGCCCGGACCGCGCTGTCGTGCAGCCGGACGGCGAGCTTGCTGCGCAACCGGTCCGGGACGCGGGGCGCCGCCACGGCGCGGGTCCAGAACCAGGCCCCCGCCGGGTTGCTCATGATGGTCTGGCCGGTGGCCTTGCGCAGCGTGGTCCGGACGGTCTGCGTCGCCGCCCGGCGGGCCCCCCGGGAACCGATGCCGGCCGCGGCCACCACCTGCCGCTCCAGCCGCTTGCCGATGGACTCCGACCGGGCCGCGTCGAGGGCCCGCTGTGCCGGGACCAGTCCGTAGTGGGCGCCGGCCCGGGTGTTGCGCTGCGCCATCTCCCAGACGGTGTGCACGGCCCGGGCGTCGAGCGCGACCAGCAGGTCGGCCGAGCGGTACCGCTGCCGCAGCCAGGCGTTGCGCCGCGCGTGCAGCCAGATCTTCCGGTTGGCCGCCGCCCGGCCCAGGGCCTTGCGGAACCGGGCGTCGCGCTGCTCACCGGGTACGGCGAAGCTGCGCACCTCCGCCAGCGCCGGGTCGATCACCAGGTCGTCGCTGTTGAAGAAGCAGGCCACGGTGACGGTCGCGCCCCGGCTGCGGAAGCGCTCCAGCGCCTCGATCAGGACGGCCGGCTGCTTCGGCGCGGTGGCGGCCACGATGAGCACGGTGGTCACAGTTGGACATCTCCAGACGATGCGGTCGCGGCCGGGGCGGGAGTGCCGGCCGTGGTCGGCCGGACGAGCTCGGTGAGGTGTCGGACGGCGGGTTCGAGCACCGCCGGCCGGGCGAACCGGCGGGCCAGCTCGCGGGCGGCGGCCCGGTCCGCGTCGGTCGCCTTGCACGCCATCCGGGCCGCCTCCGAGAAGGAGTGGGCGAGCCGGTGCGGGTCCAGC
The Micromonospora sp. R77 DNA segment above includes these coding regions:
- a CDS encoding DegT/DnrJ/EryC1/StrS aminotransferase family protein codes for the protein MAGPHSEFIPPARPIIGEAEIEAAVRVLRSGRVVQGPEVAAFEEEFGELVDGRHCVAVNSGTSALQLTLMALGLGPGDEVIVPSFSFAASGNAVRLVGAEPVFVDIEPGTFCVDPEAVAAAITPKTAAIMPVHLYGHPAAMDRIMAIAQQHGLAVVEDAAQAHGAALHGTPVGAFGTAGCFSFYPTKNMHSLEGGMITTGDAGLARTLRLLRNQGMEQRYANEIVGANMRMTDVAAAIGRVQLRQLGEWTEQRRANAKFLDSAITGMVTPPVADGARHVYHQYTVRVTADRDAAQARLTELGIGNAVYYPTPIHRLKPYLDANGQPGPWHLPETEKAAAEVVSLPVHPSLSQSDLERIADGANLAGGAR
- a CDS encoding Gfo/Idh/MocA family protein, giving the protein MSGGRKLRAGLIGLGAMGRNHARILSNLDGVELVGIVDPAGDTTGTLRAPVVPELGDLLALGVDYAVVACPTALHEQIGLELAANGVSALIEKPLAQSVEAATRLVDAFEAAGLVAGVGHIERYNPALQSLRTRLEAGELGEVFQVVTRRQGPFPHRIADVGVVMDLATHDIDLTAWVTGQEYTSVSARTVSRSGRLHEDMVAVVGQLADGTMVNHLVNWLSPLKERSTVVTGDKGCFVADTLTADLTFYANAAIDTEWEALRAFRGVAEGDMVRFAIPKREPLLVEHERFRDAVEGKQSDIVTLRQGLRTVQVAAGLLESASDGKVVAIASGSDVEPALR
- a CDS encoding glycosyl transferase family 1; the encoded protein is MGRRLSRRRRLALRRGAAGRGGPWAAASVRERCALPATTPLLVHAAGVADDRALDGILRALSRLPTFHLALVRSDGERVAAGELVRAAGTAADRVHVVPRPRRVTPAFLASADVALLGVVDGGDEGPLVPAVLDTYLAAGLPVVAGDTRAVREQLAGPGPVELFAPGSLPSFVHAVERVWDLTREPAPADPAPVAPVEAGTPGRWRPLGTGPVRLGLGTANYAGQLSALAAAISAARPDVGIDLVVAKPPAAYRHPADRYLHFPAEHRLDVQLGQARRVLGGYTHLIVDAFRPVLGRLNGDDISADLPALRRAGITVALLAHGSEIRHPAAHLDRHPESAFRDAPPELRDRLTVVAERNRRTAEESGLPLFVTTPDLLADVPFATWAPLVIDVDAWSCDRPVFQRSRPVVLHAPSSRWTKGTDRLLPRLQELHDRRIVELRLVEGLPWHEMRQQVQDADIVVDQLVMGSYGTFSCEGMAAGKVVVAYLDESAHRAVDVRPPIVNATPSTLTTTLEMLLDDRPAAAARAAEGPRYVHDHHDGRRTASVFDAFLR
- a CDS encoding glycosyltransferase family 4 protein encodes the protein MQPVPRTDARPTRGRVVMLVDNGVHGDSRVQKAARSAAEAGWEVILVGILKGPNTEESWRIGDAEVRLIRVPRRLPHPVTYRRALLRRPLAYRPGPQAKRKLNKLRARRDDLNFRLSELKVARAEGGPRWSELAGKAWLAAPYFVNKAMFQWVKFRGAELKRLQAHQQDPNSRLDRAALRFWQTLKGDRAWRRLDPELWNFELAFAPVVDELQPDLIHAHDFRMLGVGARAALRARAGGRSVKLVWDAHEFVPGIIGRPTDLRWLPAQVAYVREHAPYADAVITVSATLADLLRETHDLPTQPAVVLNAPPAALTPEQRALPVPDIRALCGIGAATPLLVYCGGINPSRGVDIMIRGLTELPDAHVALVSVHPNGKVPIMEELEELAAELGVADRVHLLPYVPHWQVSAFVAPADLGVIPIHHKPNHELALITKFFEYAHGRLPMVVSDVRTMAEATRATGQGEVFRAEDLADYLRAVRAVLADPQRYRAAYDRPELLDRWTWEAQARVMDEVYTDLLPDHPKAVPAPAEPPAVPVQRAAVPVR
- a CDS encoding glycosyltransferase, whose protein sequence is MTTVLIVAATAPKQPAVLIEALERFRSRGATVTVACFFNSDDLVIDPALAEVRSFAVPGEQRDARFRKALGRAAANRKIWLHARRNAWLRQRYRSADLLVALDARAVHTVWEMAQRNTRAGAHYGLVPAQRALDAARSESIGKRLERQVVAAAGIGSRGARRAATQTVRTTLRKATGQTIMSNPAGAWFWTRAVAAPRVPDRLRSKLAVRLHDSAVRAGRPAVGARAASAAVHRISSPGTRADVLTKAAQAELALGHVPTGLHEAIEAQLAVADGLLPKDTKKAAAAVSRAFSLASNRVLHFDRLSSPMSADPGGFLAPFRASEAARKLSRARGRLAPAAPAPTDRPLRLLVTTLINDNFLQEILERYRAMPNVEVRFLDLYEDPVTRPLALSGSTVMEHLLAGESSYGAKIEDWLRPHLDWADTVFVDWCQATAALFTLHDPGTARIIVRLHSFEAFNFWPHLVDFSRVDDVVFVSEHLRDLSTAVLPQLTGTDGPRLWVVDNAMQLQRYPRVKAADARFTLGLVGFSSVAKDPRWAVEVLRKLRERDERYRLTLIGSDFNNRTSKPAKDYGKLFSRDLAELEPLGAVRRYGQTDDVPAALQEVGVILSSSVRESFHCGLVEGAASGAVPVVRDWPFFAGKPHGARTLFPADWVVDTPDEAAERILAATATEEQWRETGRAASEHTLKTWDWSVSQVDYDRLLLGD